Proteins encoded by one window of Cloeon dipterum chromosome 4, ieCloDipt1.1, whole genome shotgun sequence:
- the LOC135944049 gene encoding transmembrane 7 superfamily member 3-like yields the protein MLLRVLAVCLPLLVAALAADLPPLEVRDVNDGDVVPFSFSNTSGSPDDLLVEEIKVLPVLGRVTLTTPNLPPFIRFVLFQAHSQIYNVTLAYNDTLLPTTHVNGTNVGLLVQPKANMAQVELSNFNIETNVSVLIVVSILRVEDPIPGGCNMEFNTKLAPYLSVTYTSDMITMKSQLAAPPFPYSCRSNLLDYDVYHLYLEERNYSQGAYFDGIRKMLTPSRIAEHGKLVPEIIGRPTLQRTFSSYPGTGSVYAVVVRYDNEFDAAYVPAATYACSIVFWNDTCDVLTSTFSKLLCATILFLGVFICFAGHYFFKAEMFIFGFLSGGLIAYILVSLPGNFDFEGHLAISVLIGAIFGTFWLSLWWFYGIPAISTLLITLTLGYLVAATVFFSGAADVPVFQNEINYWTAFFCIVVAVPIFMAMAAHVANIIACSIFGAFAIIAPIDHYVGSNLKYIIINNVRKAANPDFKTAIIDPPYQTRDLILSVAWGVLAILGACVQLYLHKNKPPFPPPPHTVLLDQRERLALENEPLLRGQPTHSYASVSVGDDSVFASPRAGPSSAGQEGN from the exons ATGCTCCTCAGGGTGCTGGCCGTCTGTCTTCCGCTGCTCGTGGCCGCCTTGGCCGCAGACTTGCCTCCTCTGGAGGTGCGAGACGTCAATG ATGGAGACGTGGTGCCCTTTTCATTTAGCAACACCTCTGGATCACCGGATGATCTACTGGTAGAGGAAATCAAGGTTCTGCCCGTTCTTGGCAGAGTAACCCTGACCACGCCGAATCTTCCACCCTTCATTCGCTTCGTGCTCTTCCAAGCGCACTCGCAAATCTACAATGTCACCCTCGCGTACAATGACACCTTGCTGCCCACAACGCACGTCAATGGTACCAACGTAGGCCTCTTGGTGCAGCCAAAGGCCAACATGGCGCAGGTCGAGCTGTCTAACTTCAACATTGAGACAAATGTCAGCGTTCTCATAGTCGTCAGTATTCTTCGAGTTGAAG ATCCCATTCCTGGAGGTTGTAACATGGAGTTCAACACCAAGTTAGCTCCATACCTTTCAGTCACCTACACGAGTGATATGATTACCATGAAAAGCCAGCTAGCTGCTCCGCCGTTTCCATATTCATGCAGGTCAAATCTGCTCGACTATGATGTCTACCATTTGTACCTGGAAGAACGAAACTACAGCCAAGGGGCCTACTTTGATGGCATTCGGAAGATGCTCACTCCCAGCAGGATTGCAGAGCATGGCAAGCTG GTGCCTGAAATTATTGGTAGGCCCACATTACAGCGAACGTTTAGTTCGTATCCTGGTACTGGATCTGTTTACGCCGTCGTCGTGCGGTATGACAATGAATTTGATGCCGCCTACGTCCCTGCAGCCACATATGCATGCAGCATAGTCTTCTGGAATGACACTTGTGATGTCCTCA CTTCAACATTCTCCAAGCTGTTATGTGCTACAATCCTTTTTCTGGGGGTTTTCATCTGCTTTGCTGGTCACTACTTTTTCAAGGCAGAGATGTTCATCTTTGGTTTTTTATCTGGCGGGCTAATTGCCTACATCTTGGTCTCCCTGCCAGGAAACTTTGATTTTGAGG GACATTTGGCCATATCTGTCTTGATAGGCGCAATTTTCGGTACCTTTTGGCTGTCACTGTGGTGGTTCTACGGCATCCCGGCCATTTCCACTTTACTGATCACACTCACCTTGGGCTACCTTGTTGCTGCGACGGTATTTTTCTCCGGAGCAG CTGACGTGCCCgtgtttcaaaatgaaatcaacTATTGGACCGCGTTTTTCTGCATAGTCGTGGCGGTGCCGATTTTCATGGCCATGGCCGCGCACGTT GCAAATATCATCGCGTGCAGCATTTTCGGCGCATTTGCCATCATTGCGCCGATCGACCACTACGTTGGATCCAATCTCAAGTACATAATCATCAACAACGTGAGAAAAGCGGCCAACCCTGACTTTAAAACAGCGATCATCGACCCTCCTTATCAAACGAGAg ATCTCATCTTGAGCGTCGCCTGGGGCGTGCTGGCAATTCTCGGGGCATGTGTGCAGCTGTACCTGCACAAGAACAAACCACCCTTCCCGCCTCCACCTCACACCGTGCTGCTGGATCAACGCGAGCGTCTTGCGTTAGAAAATGAGCCTCTTCTGCGGGGACAGCCGACTCACTCATACGCGTCTGTGTCCGTCGGAGACGACAGCGTTTTTGCGTCTCCGCGCGCTGGACCCTCAAGTGCCGGCCAGGAGGGCAACTAA